The nucleotide sequence CCCCCCTAACATATCACAAGTGATGTCGAGATGTTGCTGACGAAGGAAATCTTCAGGAGCAGTCGAGAGTTAAAAGTATCCAAAAAGATCAAATAAAATTATTTAATTGACATATTATTCTAATACGCTCTTGAACGGCAGTTGTTTGTTGAAAGGTGAAAAAATCTGTCCTGTTGCTTAATCTGTTCACTTCTGATGCACCGTCAATTGGTATATTTTTCAAATATAATAAGTTATTGTAAGATTATATTTAGTTTCTAGCCTTTGTGTCAATTGATCTGCGTCTAGATGGTCTTTGCTCTTTTCAAATCATAAATTTTAAAAATTCTAAATTTAATGGTGATCATTTTTGGCTTCTGTCGGTCAGTGAGAATTGTTTGGGTGTCATCTGGACATTTTCGCTGGGACTAAGCTTTAGTTTTCATTATTCAAAATTGATTATGAATTACTTGTCGTCTTGTCTCCTTTTTTTACATCAATGATTGCTTCGCAGGCAATGTTGTCTTTTTCATCAATTTATCAGAAATGATGGGTGGTGGAGGGCAGGATTCTGCCATTGTTCACTTTCTCTTGTCCGTCAGGAGAGTGAATCTCTGGATTCCCACTTTGCCCCGTGTTTTTTAGGTGGTGTGCTCAGAATCGCGGCCTGAGACTTTTTGATTTCCCACTTGCTGGGTTTTTTTGGCTTGATATTTTGGAGAATTTACCACTTTTATTCAAAATGCATCGCAGCTATTTCATCTGGATTTCGTATAGAATTGCTGCGTGCTGTCGCTAAGATATGGAAAATAAGTTTCAAATTTACCTAATTTTGAACAAAAAATTATTAAAACTACAGGTAGAAGTTTATGGAAATTCGATCAATGATTTTTGGGTGTTGTTTGGGGTTTCTGTTTTTTGTTACTTTAATCGTGTATAGGGAGATTTCGTATTTGTTGCCATCCTTAGTGAAAAAATATCATGCTAGAAAAAACAAGATGTTTAAACGGTTAAAAGTGGTAGTCCCTGCTATACACTTACAGAGGCTTTTGGTGTTTAGGCGTTAATCGTCCTCAGGGAGCATTAAAGTCAAAACTGGCTCACCATGATCACCGGGACCGATATGCGCGATGACATTCACCGTCACCGTCCGCCCTGGTTTCATGAGGAATGCGACCCGGACTGTCGCTCGATCCGCACCAGGAGAGCTCTTTTTGGCAGAGCAGAGCACCAGGAAAAGCAAATCGTGGAGGCGGCCAGCTGTGGATTGTCCCTCCCCGGCGATTCCCTCTGGTGGTTCGACGTACCCGTGGTACAGTGTCGCAGTGACTGCGGTATGGACCTTAAACCCGACGGCCCTGGCGGCGTCGGTGACATCGACCAACACCCCGTCAGCGAGGGCCTGTGCCCTGGTGTAACTGTACACAAGATTCCATTCATCATCGACAATCATTTTCTTACTCCTGTTCTTGTGTAGTTGACGAGTATTGAGTTTAAACTGAAAACTCTTGCATGTTTCGAAGTGAAATTCACCGCATGAAGTGATTGCTCAAGAAGGAATGTTTAGACGGAGATACTTCGCAGGATGCTATTGCTAACACCCTGCGAAGTGTTATGAAGTCTATTCGTCTGATGCGTCGTTCATCTCCTGAACGAACTGTTCTTGGTCGGCAGTAGACATGCGCTCGAATGAATCGTACATCTCTTGGCGTTCAGGATCAGGACCAAGGTCAGGTGCGCCAGGAATGTCGACGGGACCAAAAGGATTCTCAACCATCTGATTTACCTCCGAAGTTAAAGTCGGAAACAACAAGAGAAGCTCACTGTCCAATGGGACAGGGGCTTAAGCTGAGAGTATCCTCGGTGTGGGGGCCAGGTCACGGGGGCGGTGGAGTGGTTAGGACGGCGGCCACTGGAAACGGACATTGGGCCGAAGCTGGGATTTCCTGGGTTTCTGGCCCTTGGGGAGACAAAGGGGGGAGGCCATGGGAAAAACCCCAGGAAGGGGGCCTGGGCGCGATCCCGGAGGTGTCCGGGGAGGGAGTCCAACCCCAAATTCCCCCAAGGGGTGCTGGGACTATTTGTTCAGCAAGATAATGTATAGCCAGCTATGAGTTAATTTGATTTTATATGTAAGTTTGGCAACCATTTTGGTTTGCAAATGTTATTAATCAAATTTTTTTTGATGTTTTATTTTTTTGTAGTTTGCATAGAATAATGACCTCTATCTTCGCTGAATAGAGAGATGTGGACATTTCTGTCTATCGCTGTTGTGAATATTATTTTAAATAGCTGGTATATGACATATGGGCCTGAAATGCTGAGAACAATCGTTGACACTAATACAAACATCAAGCTGTTTAGTAT is from Solidesulfovibrio magneticus RS-1 and encodes:
- a CDS encoding DUF6573 family protein, with the translated sequence MIVDDEWNLVYSYTRAQALADGVLVDVTDAARAVGFKVHTAVTATLYHGYVEPPEGIAGEGQSTAGRLHDLLFLVLCSAKKSSPGADRATVRVAFLMKPGRTVTVNVIAHIGPGDHGEPVLTLMLPEDD